The following proteins are encoded in a genomic region of Phoenix dactylifera cultivar Barhee BC4 unplaced genomic scaffold, palm_55x_up_171113_PBpolish2nd_filt_p 001342F, whole genome shotgun sequence:
- the LOC113461047 gene encoding uncharacterized protein LOC113461047, which yields MAEKKFLFIYCMSPCGALRLWCRQTEVRQHLKRLNKPAVKSIKSPDGDIIDCVHISHQPALDHPLLKNYTVQMRQSFHPLGLDDENEVASKMETSSIRQLWHQNGRCPKDTIPIRRTKKDDVMRASSVERYGKKRHHP from the exons ATGGCGGAGAAGAAATTTTTGTTCATATATTGTATG TCTCCTTGTGGTGCACTAAGGCTATGGTGTAGGCAAACAGAGGTGCGGCAGCATCTGAAGCGATTGAATAAGCCTGCAGTTAAGAGCATCAAG agcCCGGATGGAGATATTATAGACTGTGTCCACATCTCTCATCAGCCAGCCCTTGATCATCCTTTACTCAAAAACTATACTGTCCAG ATGAGGCAAAGTTTCCACCCATTAGGCCTAGATGATGAGAATGAGGTGGCTTCAAAGATGGAGACTAGCTCCATACGTCAGCTTTGGCATCAAAATGGGAGGTGCCCCAAGGACACCATCCCTATTAGGAGGACCAAGAAGGATGATGTGATGAGAGCCAGCTCTGTCGAAAGATACGGAAAGAAGAGGCACCATCCCTAG
- the LOC108511895 gene encoding uncharacterized protein LOC108511895, producing MVYVFIFIEKGLKERAMEVHNSMSHGLVALLLVMICLSCIMARVWATIEQFEVQEHLIRLDKPIKSIKSPDGDIIDCVHISHQPAFDHPSLKNHTIQMRPSFQLLGLYDENREAPKMETSSIPQLWHQNGRCPEDTIPIRRTKKGDVLRSSFIERYGKKRHRTIANPTSIEPNWNSIGHEHAIAYVTGDKYHGAKATINVWNPKLENKDEFSLSQLWILGGPTEVLNTIEAGWHVAPFLYGDYKTRLFTFWTADGYKSVGCYNLQCSGFVQVNKEIALGATIYPISSYGGCQYEITLSLWKDPKTGNWWLQYGNQSPVGYWPSSLLPHLSDSASVIQWGGEVVNLYSKGQHTSTEMGSGHFPEEGFGKASFFKNIRIVDKSDQLQAPRGVRTFATQANCYNVHHKNNGYFYYGGPGLNPNCTT from the exons atggtgtatgtttttattttcattgaaaAGGGTTTGAAAGAAAGGGCTATGGAGGTGCACAATAGTATGAGCCATGGCCTGGTCGCGCTATTGCTGGTGATGATTTGCTTATCTTGCATCATGGCTAGAGTGTGGGCTACAATCGAGCAGTTCGAGGTGCAGGAACACCTGATCCGATTGGATAAACCTATCAAAAGCATCAAG AGCCCGGATGGGGATATCATAGACTGTGTCCATATCTCTCATCAGCCAGCCTTCGATCATCCTTCGCTCAAAAACCATACTATCCAG ATGAGACCAAGTTTCCAGCTATTAGGCCTATACGATGAGAATAGGGAGGCACCAAAGATGGAAACTAGCTCCATACCTCAACTTTGGCATCAAAATGGGAGGTGCCCCGAGGACACCATCCCTATTAGGAGAACTAAGAAGGGTGATGTGCTGAGGTCCAGCTTTATCGAAAGATATGGAAAGAAGAGGCATAGGACAATCGCAAATCCAACTTCTATAGAACCCAACTGGAATAGCATTGGACATGAG CATGCGATTGCTTATGTAACAGGAGATAAGTACCATGGAGCAAAGGCAACCATAAATGTGTGGAACCCGAAGCTGGAAAACAAAGATGAGTTCAGTCTGTCTCAACTTTGGATTCTTGGGGGTCCTACAGAGGTTCTCAATACCATCGAAGCTGGCTGGCAT GTTGCTCCATTTCTATACGGAGATTATAAAACAAGACTATTTACTTTCTGGACG GCTGATGGTTATAAATCAGTAGGCTGCTACAACCTACAATGCTCTGGGTTCGTTCAAGTCAACAAGGAGATAGCATTAGGTGCCACCATCTACCCCATTTCTAGCTATGGTGGATGCCAATATGAAATCACTTTGTCTCTCTGGaag GATCCAAAAACGGGGAATTGGTGGCTGCAGTATGGGAATCAATCTCCAGTGGGGTACTGGCCTTCTTCCTTACTCCCTCATCTGTCCGATAGTGCCTCAGTGATACAATGGGGAGGGGAGGTTGTGAACTTATATTCAAAAGGTCAGCACACCTCCACGGAGATGGGCAGTGGCCATTTCCCAGAAGAAGGTTTTGGCAAGGCGAGCTTCTTCAAAAACATACGAATAGTTGATAAGTCCGACCAACTTCAAGCTCCTCGAGGGGTTCGCACTTTTGCTACACAAGCCAACTGCTATAATGTGCACCATAAGAACAATGGTTACTTCTACTACGGGGGTCCTGGTTTAAATCCTAATTGTACAACGTAG